The Algoriphagus halophilus genome window below encodes:
- the pyrF gene encoding orotidine-5'-phosphate decarboxylase: MNKAELFSQIQKKSSFLCVGLDADIQKIPAHLKSEKDPIFTFCKEIIEQTADFAVAYKPNIAFFEALGPQGWETLQKVNELIPKDIFTIADAKRGDIGNTSKLYAKAFFEKMDFDSVTVAPYMGVDSVTPFLEFENKWVILLALTSNAGSMDFQLIKDETGKPMYQSVLEKSQQWGNSDNMMYVVGATRGELIGEVRKVVPDHFFLVPGVGAQGGSLADVAKYGMNSSCGLLVNSSRGIIYASQDENFGKSARSEAQKLQEEMSSLLDTYL; this comes from the coding sequence ATGAACAAAGCCGAGCTATTTTCCCAAATTCAGAAAAAGTCATCCTTTCTATGTGTAGGGCTCGATGCAGATATCCAGAAAATTCCAGCACATCTAAAGTCGGAGAAAGATCCAATTTTCACTTTCTGTAAAGAAATTATAGAACAGACCGCTGATTTTGCAGTAGCCTACAAGCCAAATATCGCATTTTTTGAAGCCTTGGGTCCTCAGGGTTGGGAAACGCTTCAAAAAGTAAATGAATTAATCCCTAAGGATATTTTTACAATTGCCGATGCAAAAAGGGGGGATATTGGAAATACCTCTAAGCTATATGCCAAGGCCTTTTTTGAAAAAATGGATTTTGATTCGGTGACAGTAGCTCCATATATGGGGGTCGATAGTGTGACTCCGTTTTTAGAATTTGAGAATAAATGGGTTATTCTTTTGGCGCTAACTTCTAATGCTGGATCAATGGATTTTCAACTCATTAAGGATGAAACTGGCAAGCCGATGTATCAATCTGTATTAGAAAAAAGCCAGCAATGGGGGAACTCCGATAATATGATGTATGTGGTAGGAGCTACCCGCGGTGAATTGATTGGAGAGGTAAGGAAGGTGGTGCCGGATCATTTCTTTTTGGTTCCGGGAGTGGGAGCTCAAGGTGGTAGCCTAGCTGATGTTGCCAAATATGGAATGAATTCTTCCTGTGGGTTGCTTGTGAATTCTAGTCGAGGAATTATTTATGCGTCTCAAGATGAAAATTTTGGAAAATCGGCCAGATCAGAAGCACAAAAACTTCAGGAAGAAATGTCCAGTCTATTGGATACTTATCTTTAA
- a CDS encoding lysylphosphatidylglycerol synthase transmembrane domain-containing protein, with protein MEKKASTLGKKLKTGLKLLLTGLAIFLVFRKIDTEELWLITKSIHWFWLVPAIILFVMSKVFTALRLNLYFRNIGLNISEKLNFRLYLVGMFYNLFLPGGIGGDGYKIYLLNKNYKTSVKSLIQASLLDRLGGLVAIVFLLLILVLPVDLVLPFESQVPWEVLIVIASVLVFPSFWLVQKLFFKPFLPSFLKSNSWSMLGQISQLVCALFILLALGVETNFLAYQLVFLLSSIVAVLPLTIGGVGARELVFIYAHTYAGINEATAVAFSLIFFLITALVSLTGAMIKVEFDKKVESEL; from the coding sequence TTGGAAAAAAAAGCAAGTACTCTAGGTAAGAAACTCAAAACCGGACTGAAACTTCTTTTGACGGGGTTGGCAATATTCCTGGTATTCCGAAAAATTGATACCGAGGAACTCTGGTTGATCACCAAGTCGATTCATTGGTTTTGGTTAGTACCTGCCATAATCTTATTTGTAATGAGTAAGGTTTTTACAGCATTGAGGTTAAATCTTTATTTCAGGAATATTGGCTTGAATATTTCTGAAAAGCTGAATTTCCGATTGTATTTGGTAGGCATGTTTTATAACCTATTTCTTCCTGGAGGAATTGGAGGGGATGGATACAAAATCTATTTACTCAATAAGAATTATAAAACTTCCGTAAAATCACTGATTCAAGCTTCTCTTTTGGATCGTTTAGGAGGGCTGGTTGCCATCGTGTTTTTGTTACTTATTCTTGTTCTCCCAGTAGATTTAGTGCTTCCATTTGAATCTCAAGTACCTTGGGAAGTATTGATCGTAATCGCTTCAGTGTTGGTGTTTCCTTCATTTTGGTTAGTTCAAAAGCTTTTCTTTAAACCTTTTTTACCTTCTTTTTTAAAATCCAATAGTTGGTCCATGTTGGGACAAATCTCCCAGTTGGTCTGTGCCTTGTTTATTTTGTTGGCGCTAGGAGTTGAAACAAACTTCTTAGCATATCAATTGGTGTTTTTATTATCCTCTATCGTTGCCGTGCTTCCTTTGACCATTGGTGGCGTTGGAGCCCGTGAACTGGTGTTCATTTATGCGCATACTTATGCAGGGATAAATGAAGCTACTGCAGTGGCCTTTAGTTTAATCTTCTTCTTGATCACCGCATTGGTCTCACTTACAGGTGCTATGATCAAAGTGGAATTTGACAAAAAAGTAGAGTCAGAATTATAA
- a CDS encoding glycosyltransferase family 2 protein, with protein sequence MSKPLLSVVITIYNEEENIKPLLEATYSALSEIDYEVILIEDGSTDKTVAEVKKYANDRTKLIIFNRNYGQTTALAAGIDMATGEYISTMDGDLQNDPTDIPIMLQKAIDEDWDVVAGRRANRKDGFVLRKIPSKIANWVIRNTTKVYLNDYGCTLRVYKAEIAQGMGLYGELHRFIPVLAKQQGARMTEMDVKHHPRIHGESKYGLSRTFKVMADLILMLFFQKYFQRPIHLFGGIGIIAFLIGVLINIYLLVLKIMGEDIWGRPIMILGFILVLGGIQFITTGIIAEIIVRTYFESQNKTTYTIKSVYQGEALTA encoded by the coding sequence ATGAGCAAGCCCCTGTTGTCTGTAGTTATTACGATCTACAACGAAGAAGAAAACATCAAGCCATTATTGGAAGCCACCTATTCCGCACTTTCTGAAATCGACTATGAGGTCATTCTAATAGAGGATGGTTCTACTGATAAGACAGTGGCCGAAGTGAAAAAGTATGCAAATGATCGGACAAAGCTGATTATTTTCAATCGGAATTATGGTCAAACCACCGCATTGGCAGCGGGAATTGACATGGCTACAGGCGAGTATATTTCTACCATGGATGGGGATTTGCAAAATGACCCCACAGACATTCCTATTATGCTTCAAAAAGCGATTGATGAAGACTGGGATGTAGTAGCAGGTAGAAGGGCCAATAGAAAAGATGGGTTTGTGTTGAGGAAGATTCCGAGTAAAATAGCCAACTGGGTGATCCGAAATACGACCAAAGTCTATTTGAATGATTATGGTTGTACGCTCAGAGTTTATAAAGCTGAGATCGCTCAAGGAATGGGGTTATATGGGGAATTGCACCGTTTTATCCCGGTTCTTGCCAAGCAACAGGGTGCGAGGATGACAGAAATGGATGTGAAACATCACCCTAGAATCCATGGTGAATCTAAATATGGGTTGAGCCGGACTTTTAAAGTAATGGCTGATCTGATCTTAATGCTATTTTTTCAAAAGTATTTCCAACGTCCGATTCACTTGTTTGGTGGAATCGGAATAATCGCTTTCCTAATAGGTGTTCTCATCAATATTTACCTGTTGGTACTGAAAATCATGGGAGAGGATATTTGGGGAAGGCCAATCATGATTTTAGGCTTTATATTGGTGCTTGGAGGTATTCAATTTATCACGACTGGAATTATTGCCGAGATCATTGTCCGAACTTACTTTGAATCTCAAAATAAAACTACCTACACCATTAAATCAGTTTATCAAGGGGAAGCTTTGACAGCATAA
- a CDS encoding ArnT family glycosyltransferase, which produces MFSKELHINPWVIMAAFAILVGPFALSFHMHFPDEMYYSDASVKMMQNGDYLTTYLGNGELRFRKPIGTYWVVLAGFKIFGVSAFSSRIFFLLAGSLTIGITYLVAKVLFSDKKIAGLSALIIASNIVLIFASTRSIPDVLLGLTMTASAIGFAGLMRYGDQAPKKFIWILYLSLALAFEVKGLPAAALGGIGILYLLFNPWKKISWKTFLHLPSLLLAIIIGLFWFVAMWKIHGPTYLDSFLEDQVGGRVASRYLLILKNGALASIILFVIYLPWGFYPFPKFKETIQKTWKENAVFFGFAVLWGLAILGMGAMTTKFYERYLLPVAPILAIFLSWILVKADFQLRQKGLKIGAAFFILLSLIVGVTGFWINFQLGSTFWVYLQLAIGFALLIYLVQLVYKGSQLPWGLSFSILLVFFFLSTVTAKISLPEQGAQVQAFVSSNKIDPTKEIGFIGNIHVSSKIRVYLGPDYYMTDITGEKSLSEQELLERSSIYPNLIVEDKYLQQLPLQNYEVEVASMNWDSKKIPFLLQHLGDPNFKDLLEENGKVYYWLQKIGD; this is translated from the coding sequence ATGTTTTCAAAAGAGCTTCATATTAATCCATGGGTAATAATGGCGGCCTTTGCCATTTTGGTAGGACCATTTGCCCTGAGCTTTCACATGCATTTTCCAGATGAAATGTATTATAGTGATGCTTCTGTTAAAATGATGCAAAATGGAGACTATCTCACCACGTACCTCGGAAACGGAGAGTTGAGGTTTCGAAAACCCATAGGAACTTACTGGGTGGTTTTAGCTGGATTCAAAATATTTGGAGTCAGTGCTTTTTCATCCAGGATCTTCTTTTTATTAGCCGGTTCATTGACTATCGGAATCACCTATCTGGTTGCAAAAGTCTTATTCTCAGACAAAAAGATTGCAGGACTATCTGCCCTGATTATCGCTTCCAATATTGTTTTGATATTTGCCTCCACCCGTTCCATACCAGACGTGTTATTAGGCCTTACTATGACAGCCAGTGCCATTGGATTTGCAGGATTAATGAGGTATGGAGACCAAGCTCCAAAAAAGTTTATATGGATATTATATCTCAGTTTGGCATTGGCCTTTGAAGTAAAAGGACTACCAGCCGCTGCTTTAGGAGGAATCGGAATACTTTACCTGCTATTCAATCCCTGGAAAAAAATATCATGGAAGACATTCCTTCATTTACCTTCTCTCCTTCTCGCTATTATTATCGGATTATTCTGGTTTGTGGCCATGTGGAAAATTCATGGTCCTACTTACCTAGATAGCTTTTTAGAAGATCAAGTTGGAGGAAGAGTAGCATCACGCTACTTACTTATTCTAAAAAACGGAGCACTTGCCTCAATCATTCTATTTGTAATTTATCTGCCTTGGGGGTTCTATCCTTTCCCGAAATTCAAAGAGACCATTCAGAAAACCTGGAAAGAAAATGCAGTATTCTTTGGATTCGCAGTTCTATGGGGATTGGCCATTCTAGGAATGGGAGCTATGACTACCAAATTTTATGAACGCTACTTATTACCAGTTGCGCCTATTTTGGCAATCTTCCTGAGTTGGATCCTGGTAAAAGCTGATTTCCAATTGCGTCAAAAAGGCTTGAAAATAGGTGCAGCATTTTTCATTCTATTATCCCTCATAGTCGGTGTTACAGGATTCTGGATCAATTTCCAATTAGGGAGTACCTTTTGGGTTTATTTGCAATTGGCAATTGGATTTGCCCTTTTGATTTATTTAGTCCAATTAGTCTATAAAGGAAGTCAGCTGCCATGGGGATTATCCTTTTCCATTTTACTAGTATTCTTTTTTCTTTCTACTGTTACCGCAAAAATCTCTCTTCCAGAGCAAGGAGCCCAAGTTCAAGCTTTTGTTTCTTCCAATAAAATTGACCCTACAAAGGAAATTGGTTTCATTGGCAACATTCATGTCAGCAGCAAGATTAGGGTATACTTAGGACCCGATTATTACATGACTGATATTACTGGAGAGAAATCCTTGAGTGAGCAGGAATTATTGGAAAGGTCTTCCATTTATCCGAACTTAATCGTAGAAGACAAATACCTGCAGCAACTTCCACTTCAAAATTATGAAGTCGAAGTCGCTTCAATGAATTGGGATTCGAAAAAGATTCCTTTTTTACTTCAACATCTAGGAGACCCAAATTTCAAAGACCTATTAGAAGAAAATGGGAAAGTCTATTATTGGCTACAAAAAATAGGAGATTAA
- a CDS encoding ArnT family glycosyltransferase, translating to MRSNLSYKSAFWIVSLAIVLAKIAFVFRPELDLFTEEAQYWLWSKNLAWHYYSKPPLVAFLNYISTSIFGVTELGVRINPILFGLGTAWVTYKFGSYLYNEKVGFWASIFLQAMPFWWMISSFHTTDTSLTFFWSLTVFLLYRALKEKKLNWWILAGFAAAVGLMAKAMMVLAFPFLFLFILQEGKLGKKWRNMLLFFLVMSLGFIPILVWNFQNDFNTFKHLANLAGAGGGNEESTASLGKSTAQLFEFLGGQLAMLSIFLLPILFYSIKSVFKYRNQDKFYLILPAILTLISFSFLSFFTEVLVNWPVFSYVGLPIIMSEWVLNQSSKWKKLRNWGLGISIGIPLLLILPDLTFVKSIPPIKKGEKQLFRRMSGYDPLAARVDYLQDSLELSDSFVFSETYHMASELSFYLKDHPQPYMLNMGARRNQFDLWDGMEQFLGQNKDGIFVSWNYDSPGKFAQFDSLLYEEKFEVYFRGEPLRTATIQVWKDLKEFDPYIPETY from the coding sequence ATGAGGTCCAACTTATCTTATAAATCGGCATTTTGGATAGTCAGCCTGGCTATCGTTTTGGCAAAAATAGCCTTCGTTTTCCGCCCCGAACTCGATTTGTTTACAGAAGAAGCCCAGTATTGGCTTTGGTCAAAAAATTTGGCTTGGCATTATTATTCCAAACCTCCTTTGGTAGCCTTTTTGAACTACATCAGTACCTCCATTTTTGGAGTTACCGAATTAGGAGTTCGCATCAACCCCATACTTTTTGGACTGGGGACTGCTTGGGTGACTTATAAATTCGGGTCTTATTTATACAATGAGAAGGTTGGTTTTTGGGCTTCCATTTTCTTACAAGCAATGCCTTTTTGGTGGATGATTTCTTCCTTTCACACCACCGATACCTCTCTAACTTTTTTCTGGTCTTTGACTGTGTTTTTATTATATAGGGCCTTGAAAGAGAAAAAGCTTAATTGGTGGATTCTCGCTGGATTTGCTGCCGCAGTAGGACTGATGGCTAAGGCTATGATGGTATTAGCATTTCCATTCCTTTTTTTATTCATTTTGCAAGAAGGAAAGCTAGGTAAGAAGTGGAGAAATATGCTGCTTTTCTTTCTGGTCATGTCCCTTGGATTTATTCCGATTCTAGTATGGAACTTTCAAAATGACTTCAATACTTTCAAGCATCTAGCAAACCTAGCTGGAGCTGGAGGAGGAAATGAAGAATCTACTGCCTCTTTGGGGAAATCCACAGCTCAGTTATTCGAATTTTTGGGTGGTCAATTGGCGATGCTATCTATATTCTTGCTGCCAATCCTGTTCTACTCCATTAAAAGTGTGTTTAAATATAGAAACCAAGATAAATTTTACCTCATCTTGCCTGCCATACTTACGTTAATCAGTTTCTCTTTTTTAAGCTTCTTTACAGAGGTTCTAGTGAATTGGCCGGTTTTCTCCTATGTGGGATTGCCGATTATCATGAGTGAATGGGTGTTAAATCAATCAAGTAAGTGGAAGAAACTCCGTAATTGGGGTCTTGGAATCAGTATTGGGATACCTTTATTGCTCATCCTTCCTGACCTCACTTTTGTCAAATCTATTCCTCCTATTAAAAAAGGTGAAAAGCAACTGTTTAGAAGAATGTCTGGCTATGATCCGCTTGCTGCAAGAGTTGATTATTTACAGGATAGCTTGGAGTTGTCAGATTCGTTTGTCTTTTCCGAAACTTATCACATGGCTTCCGAGCTATCTTTTTATTTAAAGGACCATCCGCAGCCATATATGTTGAATATGGGTGCAAGAAGAAACCAATTTGATCTTTGGGATGGGATGGAGCAGTTTTTAGGGCAAAATAAGGATGGGATTTTTGTTAGCTGGAATTATGACTCTCCTGGTAAATTTGCACAATTTGACTCTTTACTTTATGAGGAAAAGTTCGAGGTGTATTTTCGCGGAGAGCCGTTGAGGACTGCCACCATTCAAGTATGGAAAGACTTAAAAGAGTTTGATCCCTATATTCCAGAAACCTATTAA
- the hpf gene encoding ribosome hibernation-promoting factor, HPF/YfiA family produces the protein MKLQMHSIHFDADRKLIDFIQRKADKLETFYDRIIDGEVFMRLDKNDNNENKIVEIKLNVPGKQFFAKNQSDSFEGAADEAIEGLRRQIKKYKEKVVLVRQ, from the coding sequence ATGAAACTGCAGATGCACTCAATCCACTTCGATGCTGATCGAAAATTGATCGATTTTATTCAAAGAAAAGCAGACAAGCTGGAGACCTTTTATGATCGAATCATAGATGGTGAGGTTTTTATGAGGCTCGATAAGAATGACAACAATGAAAACAAGATTGTTGAAATCAAATTAAATGTGCCAGGGAAGCAGTTTTTTGCAAAGAATCAATCAGATTCTTTCGAAGGGGCCGCTGATGAAGCGATAGAAGGGCTAAGAAGGCAAATTAAGAAGTACAAAGAAAAGGTTGTTCTCGTAAGGCAATAA
- a CDS encoding tyrosine-type recombinase/integrase, which produces MIDSFINYLEFEKKSSQHTVLAYQKDLEQFEEFVSTAFEREDILMSDHAEIRAWVIDLVENGLSTTTVNRKIATLRSFYKFLLRSRLIAKDPTYKLKSLKNPKKLPEFLQETTISSVLEESVYEETFEGNRDRMVMEFLYLTGVRLSELTGLKWENINLQEEVVKVLGKRKKERIIPLTKGLVRNIILYKKVFEQRFSNVAQSDYFIVTNHGKPSYPMMIYRVVRQYLDLFAQTSKRSPHILRHTFATHLLNKGADLNAVKDLLGHSNLAATQVYTHNSLEKLKAVFEQAHPKA; this is translated from the coding sequence ATGATCGACTCATTTATCAATTATTTAGAATTCGAGAAAAAATCCAGTCAGCATACCGTATTGGCTTATCAAAAAGACTTGGAGCAATTTGAGGAATTTGTATCCACTGCTTTTGAAAGAGAAGACATTTTGATGTCCGATCATGCTGAAATTAGGGCTTGGGTAATAGACTTGGTAGAGAACGGTCTGAGTACCACTACGGTTAACCGAAAAATCGCCACCCTACGTTCTTTTTATAAGTTTTTGCTTCGCTCCAGACTTATTGCTAAGGACCCAACCTATAAGTTAAAATCCCTTAAAAACCCGAAAAAATTACCCGAATTTCTTCAAGAAACTACCATTTCTTCCGTTCTAGAGGAAAGTGTTTATGAGGAAACTTTTGAAGGAAATAGAGACCGAATGGTGATGGAGTTTTTGTACCTGACGGGAGTGAGGCTTTCTGAGCTCACAGGATTAAAATGGGAAAATATAAACCTTCAGGAAGAAGTGGTGAAAGTTTTAGGAAAACGAAAAAAGGAAAGAATAATACCTCTGACAAAGGGGCTTGTTCGAAATATCATTTTGTATAAAAAAGTATTTGAGCAAAGGTTTTCAAATGTTGCTCAAAGTGACTATTTTATTGTTACAAATCACGGAAAGCCAAGTTACCCTATGATGATATACCGTGTAGTCAGACAATATCTGGACCTTTTTGCACAGACTTCCAAGCGCAGTCCTCATATCCTGCGTCATACTTTTGCGACTCATCTACTCAACAAGGGAGCAGACCTCAATGCTGTTAAAGATTTACTTGGGCATTCCAACCTTGCGGCGACGCAAGTATATACCCACAATTCATTAGAAAAACTCAAGGCTGTGTTTGAACAGGCACATCCTAAAGCGTAA
- the rpsU gene encoding 30S ribosomal protein S21: MIVVNVKENESIEKALKRFKKKFDKTGAVRELRARQAFTKPSVKRRAQVIKASYKQKLQEEANK, from the coding sequence ATGATCGTAGTAAACGTAAAAGAGAACGAATCTATCGAAAAAGCGCTAAAGCGTTTTAAAAAGAAGTTTGACAAGACTGGTGCAGTCAGAGAACTTAGAGCTAGACAAGCGTTCACAAAACCTTCTGTAAAAAGAAGAGCACAGGTCATCAAAGCGTCTTATAAGCAAAAACTTCAAGAGGAAGCTAATAAGTAA
- a CDS encoding alpha-L-fucosidase, with amino-acid sequence MLFRKTTSLLILTFCLIALLTPKPAISQENPDKMEWFKDAKLGIFIHWGIYSVNGIDESWSFFNDYIKYEDYMKQLDGFTASKYDPEKWAKLIKASGAKYAVLTAKHHDGVALWDTKASDLSVVKKSPAGTDLVGPFMTALEKEGIKKGIYFSVLDWSHPDYDRNTRETFRYKNDPERFRKFTDFNFAQLSELSTQYNPDLYWFDGDWEHSPEEWRSAELKDKLLGYNPDLIINSRLGPGFGDYATPEQGVPVSRPDSDFWELCMTLNNSWGYQGNDHAYKSPSELLRIFVDCLHMGGNLLMDFGPKPDGSIPEEAENILNEFARWTSKHESAIYETQAGIPDGHIYAPTTLSKDKTILYIYLDYKVNESLAIKGLKNKIQRVWVVGNGTKLQSREVGKMYWSSVPGMKYIDIPDNVYDKDITVIAVLLDGPVDLYREKGQVIESN; translated from the coding sequence ATGTTATTTAGAAAAACAACTTCTCTATTAATTCTGACTTTTTGCCTGATCGCCTTACTTACCCCCAAACCAGCTATTTCACAAGAAAATCCTGATAAAATGGAGTGGTTCAAAGATGCTAAACTTGGAATCTTTATCCACTGGGGTATTTACTCTGTCAATGGAATCGACGAATCATGGTCTTTTTTCAATGATTACATCAAATACGAGGATTACATGAAGCAATTGGATGGTTTCACTGCTTCTAAATATGATCCCGAAAAATGGGCCAAACTGATCAAAGCAAGCGGGGCTAAATATGCTGTACTCACTGCCAAACACCATGATGGAGTGGCGCTTTGGGATACCAAGGCTAGCGATCTTTCAGTTGTGAAAAAATCTCCAGCAGGAACAGACTTGGTAGGACCTTTTATGACCGCTTTGGAAAAAGAAGGAATTAAAAAAGGAATCTATTTTTCTGTACTGGATTGGTCTCATCCTGATTATGATCGGAATACTCGTGAAACTTTTCGATACAAAAATGATCCTGAAAGATTCCGTAAATTCACCGATTTCAACTTTGCACAATTAAGCGAATTATCCACCCAGTACAATCCGGATTTGTATTGGTTTGATGGAGATTGGGAACATAGCCCAGAAGAATGGCGAAGTGCTGAACTGAAAGATAAATTATTAGGCTATAATCCCGACTTGATTATCAACTCCCGATTGGGCCCAGGTTTTGGTGACTATGCCACTCCAGAGCAAGGTGTTCCAGTTTCGAGACCCGACAGTGATTTTTGGGAATTGTGTATGACCTTGAACAACAGTTGGGGATATCAGGGAAATGACCACGCCTATAAATCTCCAAGTGAACTCTTAAGAATCTTTGTGGATTGCCTTCATATGGGTGGAAATCTATTGATGGACTTTGGCCCCAAACCTGATGGTTCTATTCCTGAAGAAGCAGAAAATATTTTAAACGAATTTGCGCGCTGGACATCCAAGCATGAATCAGCCATTTACGAAACCCAGGCGGGAATTCCTGATGGTCATATCTATGCTCCTACTACACTTTCTAAGGACAAGACTATTCTTTATATCTATTTGGACTATAAAGTCAATGAATCCTTGGCCATCAAAGGCCTAAAAAATAAAATCCAACGTGTCTGGGTGGTTGGAAATGGAACCAAATTGCAATCTAGGGAAGTGGGAAAAATGTACTGGAGTTCCGTTCCTGGCATGAAATACATAGATATTCCAGATAATGTATACGACAAAGACATTACGGTAATCGCGGTATTATTGGATGGCCCGGTGGATTTGTATCGTGAAAAAGGCCAGGTGATTGAGAGTAATTAA
- the atpC gene encoding ATP synthase F1 subunit epsilon, which produces MHLEIVTPDKKVFQGEVTEASFPGAGGAFQVLNNHAPIVSALAKGTVSFTTAEGKQSMVVDGGVVEVKDNVIVLLAEKVVA; this is translated from the coding sequence ATGCATTTAGAAATCGTCACACCGGACAAAAAAGTATTTCAGGGTGAAGTGACCGAGGCCAGTTTCCCAGGTGCCGGAGGTGCATTTCAGGTGTTGAATAATCACGCTCCGATCGTCTCAGCTTTGGCAAAAGGAACTGTTTCCTTTACCACAGCAGAAGGCAAGCAGTCCATGGTTGTGGATGGCGGAGTAGTGGAAGTAAAAGATAATGTAATTGTATTGCTAGCTGAGAAAGTTGTAGCTTAA